A window of the Gemmatimonadota bacterium genome harbors these coding sequences:
- a CDS encoding amidohydrolase codes for MRESHLRRVPLGVATVVMLSASACGPDPADLVLFGGAVVTLSDAGIVEGIAVRGERIIAVGSSADVRVYVGADTRVVELDGRSVIPGLADNHFHGIGGGPGVDLSQTRSLADVLGAISARAAETPAGGVIVTNSDWHEGQLAEHRLPYRDDLDRATSDHAVVVVRGGHEYILNSSALARWAIDESTPPVTGGRIGRYADGRLNGELVDRAKGLVALPPRPRPTPAAMLDVLAESHRTLNSRGMTSIRYPGGSLGQYGALQQLKEAGRLNIRVEFLLRAPGSPEALAQALDGWPTPGEGDAWLRIGGVKLGVDGGFEGGLMREAYEEPWGEGGTFYGLQTVRREPFIETVLALHSQGWRVATHAVGDAAIDLVLDAYEAANADAPLAGLRWVIEHGFIPRADQFPRMRALGLAVSAQNHLYVAAPSLVEYWGGERAAWTTPLRAYIDADIPVSLGTDSPVVPYDPWWVLHHFTTRETISGGVVGADQRVTRLEALRAATEGYAYLTFAEDEQGTLEVGKLADLAVTAEDYLTCADPCLETMRVDLTVVGGRIVWER; via the coding sequence ATGAGAGAAAGTCATTTGCGCCGAGTGCCGCTCGGCGTGGCGACGGTCGTGATGCTGTCCGCGTCAGCCTGTGGCCCCGACCCCGCCGACCTCGTCCTCTTCGGTGGCGCGGTCGTCACGCTGTCCGACGCCGGGATCGTCGAGGGCATCGCCGTTCGGGGCGAGCGCATCATAGCAGTGGGATCGTCGGCAGACGTCCGCGTCTACGTGGGCGCCGACACGCGTGTCGTCGAGCTCGACGGCCGCTCGGTCATTCCCGGGCTCGCCGACAATCACTTTCACGGGATCGGAGGCGGACCGGGCGTCGACCTGTCGCAGACGCGCTCGCTCGCGGACGTTCTCGGCGCGATCTCGGCCCGCGCGGCGGAGACGCCCGCCGGCGGGGTGATCGTCACGAACAGCGACTGGCATGAAGGTCAGCTCGCCGAGCACCGGCTCCCGTACCGCGACGATCTGGACCGGGCTACGTCGGATCATGCTGTCGTCGTCGTGCGGGGTGGCCACGAGTACATCCTCAACAGCTCTGCGCTCGCCCGATGGGCCATTGACGAATCGACGCCGCCTGTGACGGGGGGCCGCATCGGGCGGTACGCGGACGGTCGGCTGAACGGGGAGCTGGTCGATCGGGCCAAGGGCCTCGTGGCGCTGCCGCCGAGGCCGCGCCCAACTCCCGCCGCCATGCTCGACGTGCTCGCCGAGTCCCACCGCACGCTCAACAGTCGAGGCATGACGAGCATCCGCTACCCGGGTGGCTCCCTCGGCCAGTACGGCGCGCTGCAGCAACTGAAGGAGGCCGGTCGCCTGAACATCCGGGTGGAGTTCCTATTGCGTGCCCCCGGCTCGCCGGAGGCGCTTGCTCAGGCCCTGGACGGATGGCCGACTCCCGGTGAGGGCGACGCCTGGCTGAGGATCGGCGGCGTGAAACTCGGGGTGGACGGTGGCTTCGAGGGTGGGCTCATGCGTGAAGCGTACGAGGAGCCGTGGGGTGAGGGCGGCACCTTCTACGGTCTCCAGACTGTGAGGCGCGAGCCGTTCATCGAGACCGTGCTCGCGCTTCATTCCCAGGGCTGGCGTGTCGCGACGCATGCGGTGGGCGACGCCGCGATCGACCTCGTGCTCGACGCGTACGAGGCCGCGAACGCCGATGCGCCGCTTGCGGGACTCCGCTGGGTGATCGAGCACGGCTTCATCCCGCGCGCGGACCAGTTCCCGAGGATGCGCGCACTCGGTCTGGCCGTTTCTGCGCAGAATCATCTGTATGTCGCCGCGCCGAGCCTCGTCGAGTACTGGGGAGGAGAGCGAGCCGCTTGGACGACGCCTCTTCGGGCGTATATCGACGCCGACATCCCGGTCTCGCTCGGTACGGACTCACCGGTCGTGCCGTACGACCCGTGGTGGGTCCTCCACCACTTCACCACCCGAGAGACGATCAGTGGGGGTGTGGTCGGCGCCGACCAACGAGTGACGCGCTTGGAGGCGCTTCGGGCGGCCACGGAGGGCTACGCCTACCTCACGTTCGCGGAGGACGAGCAGGGCACGCTCGAGGTCGGGAAGCTGGCCGACCTCGCGGTTACCGCCGAGGACTACCTGACGTGTGCGGATCCCTGCCTCGAGACGATGCGGGTAGACCTGACCGTCGTGGGCGGCCGGATCGTGTGGGAGCGCTAG
- a CDS encoding 2-oxo acid dehydrogenase subunit E2: MATKVHMEALSPTMEEGELVQWLKAEGDDIANGDILAEIETDKATMELVARGEGVLRKIFLAAGGTAEVGAVIGVIAGADEDISGIEGVSGGGAAAEPAATPDTPLTLPASAENGGRVKASPLARRLAEETGVDIARVPGSGPGGRVVKRDVEAAKTSGVAAPVAVPAAWAPDGAEYEDIPTSQMRKAIAKRLVTSIGPVPTFYLTVDVDMGRVMEARKSINAILEKDGMRISINDILLKAIAAALRQHPNCNAQWHDDFVRRFNAVHLGVAVAIEDGLITPVIKNAHAKGIAQISAEVRELAGRAREKKLMPDEYTGSTFTVSNLGMLGIHEFTAIINPPESGILAVGGIVETPVVIDGQVTVRPRMRITMSCDHRVIDGAQGARFLQTLQGMLEEPTAILL; the protein is encoded by the coding sequence ATGGCGACCAAGGTCCACATGGAGGCGTTGTCGCCCACCATGGAGGAAGGGGAGCTCGTCCAGTGGCTCAAGGCTGAGGGTGACGACATCGCAAACGGCGACATCCTCGCCGAGATCGAGACGGACAAGGCCACCATGGAGCTCGTCGCGCGTGGTGAGGGGGTGCTTCGGAAGATCTTCCTCGCGGCGGGCGGTACGGCGGAGGTCGGCGCGGTCATCGGGGTGATTGCCGGAGCCGACGAGGACATATCGGGCATAGAGGGTGTGAGTGGTGGTGGGGCGGCAGCAGAGCCCGCCGCTACGCCTGACACGCCACTCACCCTTCCAGCATCCGCGGAGAACGGCGGCCGTGTGAAGGCGTCCCCGTTGGCCCGTCGCCTCGCAGAGGAGACGGGCGTCGACATTGCGCGCGTGCCCGGATCGGGTCCAGGCGGCCGAGTGGTCAAGCGAGACGTGGAGGCCGCGAAGACTTCTGGAGTGGCGGCCCCTGTCGCCGTGCCCGCTGCGTGGGCGCCGGACGGTGCCGAATACGAGGACATCCCGACGTCGCAGATGCGCAAGGCGATCGCGAAGCGACTCGTCACCTCGATCGGTCCTGTGCCGACGTTCTACCTCACCGTCGACGTGGACATGGGCCGCGTGATGGAGGCCAGGAAGAGCATCAACGCGATTCTCGAGAAGGACGGCATGAGGATCTCGATCAACGACATCCTGCTGAAGGCGATCGCGGCGGCGCTGCGTCAACACCCGAACTGCAACGCACAGTGGCACGACGACTTCGTCCGCCGTTTCAATGCCGTGCATCTCGGCGTTGCGGTCGCGATCGAGGATGGCCTCATCACGCCGGTCATCAAGAACGCCCACGCCAAGGGCATCGCGCAGATCAGCGCCGAAGTTCGGGAGCTCGCGGGCCGCGCTCGCGAGAAGAAGCTCATGCCCGACGAGTACACGGGCTCGACGTTCACCGTCTCCAACCTCGGCATGTTGGGCATCCACGAATTCACGGCGATCATCAACCCGCCCGAGTCGGGTATCCTGGCGGTGGGTGGCATCGTGGAGACGCCGGTTGTCATCGACGGTCAGGTCACGGTGCGGCCACGGATGCGAATCACGATGAGCTGCGACCACCGCGTCATCGACGGAGCGCAGGGCGCGCGCTTCCTGCAAACGCTACAGGGCATGCTCGAGGAACCGACGGCGATCTTGCTGTAG
- a CDS encoding alkaline phosphatase family protein has translation MHRSRLLAILGSLALTVAACGGSPATTTDQPVESDTTPKNAEAHNSAPYVVLVSFDAFRWDYQDLYATPNFDRVAAAGVRAERMTPVFPTKTFPSHYSIATGMYAESHGLVGNTFWAQDKQAWYSIGNRVAVEDGGFYRGEPIWVTAEQQGMIAASFFFVGSEAPVKGVQPTYWNRFDASIPNNTRVDQVLTWLGMPLENRPHMITLYFEDVDNAGHDFGPGSSGVGDAVATVDANLGRLLDGIALLPHANDVFVVLVSDHGMMSQSADRADVLDMELYPGVRLGQAGPYASLYVDEGGAERAAAVRDSIAATMPENGVYLRADVPERLHYSADPRVGDIVIVAAAGRSVVTPDRVPDSDGFNHGWDNAFLGMGGIFLAQGPGIAGGQTIDVFESIHVYPFLASVLGLTPNPDIDGRLEVLQPILGN, from the coding sequence ATGCACCGCTCCCGCCTCTTGGCGATTCTCGGTTCCCTCGCGCTCACGGTCGCCGCGTGTGGCGGTAGCCCGGCGACCACGACCGACCAACCCGTCGAGTCCGACACGACCCCGAAGAATGCCGAGGCGCACAACAGTGCACCTTACGTCGTGCTCGTGTCGTTCGATGCTTTCCGATGGGACTACCAGGACCTATACGCGACGCCCAATTTCGACCGGGTCGCGGCCGCCGGGGTTCGCGCCGAGCGGATGACCCCCGTTTTCCCCACGAAAACGTTTCCCTCGCACTACTCCATCGCGACCGGGATGTACGCGGAGAGCCACGGACTAGTGGGCAACACGTTCTGGGCTCAGGACAAGCAGGCGTGGTATAGCATCGGGAACCGAGTGGCCGTCGAGGACGGCGGCTTCTACCGAGGTGAACCGATCTGGGTCACGGCGGAGCAGCAGGGCATGATCGCCGCTTCGTTCTTTTTCGTCGGCTCGGAAGCGCCCGTGAAAGGCGTTCAGCCCACGTATTGGAATCGGTTCGATGCCTCGATCCCGAACAACACCCGTGTCGACCAGGTGCTCACGTGGCTCGGCATGCCGCTCGAGAATCGGCCGCACATGATCACGTTGTACTTCGAAGATGTCGACAACGCGGGTCACGACTTCGGCCCGGGTAGTTCTGGGGTTGGAGACGCGGTCGCGACCGTGGACGCGAATCTCGGCCGGCTACTCGACGGCATCGCTCTTTTGCCCCATGCGAACGACGTCTTCGTAGTGCTGGTCTCGGATCACGGCATGATGAGCCAAAGCGCGGACCGCGCCGATGTGCTCGACATGGAGCTCTATCCGGGTGTCCGGCTAGGCCAGGCAGGCCCATACGCTAGTCTGTACGTCGATGAAGGAGGCGCGGAGCGGGCTGCCGCAGTCCGTGACTCGATCGCGGCGACGATGCCCGAGAACGGGGTCTATCTGCGGGCCGATGTGCCGGAGCGGCTCCACTACAGTGCCGATCCACGGGTGGGCGACATCGTGATCGTGGCCGCAGCAGGGAGGTCGGTCGTCACTCCCGACCGCGTGCCAGACAGCGATGGTTTCAACCACGGCTGGGATAATGCGTTCCTGGGCATGGGCGGCATCTTCCTGGCACAGGGCCCCGGGATCGCCGGAGGACAGACGATTGACGTCTTCGAGTCGATTCACGTCTATCCCTTTCTCGCGAGCGTACTGGGATTGACGCCGAACCCGGATATCGACGGCCGACTCGAAGTCCTCCAGCCGATCCTGGGGAACTGA
- a CDS encoding M42 family metallopeptidase, producing the protein MSHDISFLERLLDAAGPSGFEVRAARVWREDAETFADTVHTDVTGNSFAVVNSSGSPRVMLAGHIDEIGLQITHIDDDGFVYIAAIGGWDPQVLVGQRVTILSKDGDVAGVIGKKAIHLMDPEDRTKASETKKLWVDVGASSKDEIGQLGIRVGDPMVMSQGMVRLAGDRIASRAIDDRIGAFVVLEAIRMLSADPPAACATAVATVQEEIGSAGGGAMPSAYALEPDVAIVVDVTFSTDVPDLEKKELGDHKLGGGPVLSRGSAAHDGVFEMLASVAEDEGIPYTIQASPKATRTDADGIFLTRAGVPTGLVSVPNRYMHSPNEIISIEDLFNSARLIAAFIRRLTPKTDFTPR; encoded by the coding sequence ATGAGTCACGACATCTCCTTCCTCGAGCGGCTTCTCGACGCCGCCGGGCCTTCCGGCTTCGAAGTCCGCGCGGCTCGCGTTTGGCGCGAGGACGCTGAGACCTTTGCGGACACCGTGCACACGGACGTTACGGGCAACTCGTTCGCGGTGGTGAACTCATCGGGAAGTCCGAGAGTCATGCTTGCGGGACACATCGATGAAATCGGTTTGCAGATCACTCACATCGACGATGATGGCTTCGTATACATCGCTGCGATCGGCGGGTGGGATCCGCAGGTGCTCGTCGGTCAGCGCGTCACGATCTTGAGCAAGGACGGCGACGTTGCCGGTGTGATCGGCAAGAAGGCGATCCACCTCATGGACCCCGAGGACCGCACCAAGGCGTCGGAGACGAAGAAGCTATGGGTCGACGTGGGCGCGTCCTCCAAAGACGAAATCGGCCAACTGGGCATCCGGGTCGGCGACCCCATGGTCATGTCCCAGGGGATGGTGCGCCTTGCCGGAGACAGGATCGCGAGTCGCGCCATCGATGACCGCATCGGGGCGTTCGTAGTGCTGGAGGCGATCCGTATGCTTTCCGCCGATCCGCCCGCCGCGTGTGCGACTGCGGTGGCCACCGTACAGGAGGAAATCGGGTCCGCGGGAGGTGGCGCAATGCCCAGTGCGTACGCGCTCGAGCCCGATGTCGCGATCGTCGTGGACGTGACGTTCAGTACCGACGTCCCAGACCTGGAAAAGAAGGAGTTGGGCGACCACAAGCTCGGTGGCGGTCCGGTGCTCAGCCGCGGTTCGGCTGCGCACGACGGCGTCTTCGAGATGTTGGCGTCCGTGGCTGAGGACGAGGGAATCCCCTACACGATCCAGGCGTCGCCCAAAGCGACACGCACTGACGCGGACGGGATCTTCCTCACGCGCGCGGGCGTGCCGACGGGCCTCGTATCGGTCCCGAACCGCTACATGCACTCACCGAACGAGATCATCAGCATCGAGGATCTCTTCAACTCGGCGCGCCTCATCGCCGCGTTCATCCGTCGGCTGACACCGAAAACCGACTTCACGCCGCGGTAA
- a CDS encoding FxsA family protein yields MTTLGRLALLFVVVPIIELMLLIQLGQFIGLMPTLALVVATGIGGAAMARAEGLRVLFQFQEELAQGRLPGQAMLDGASVLVGAAFLLTPGVLTDLLGFSLLFPLSRRWIQRRLKKRLEQQIADGSIRVVAMGPGLGFGGVDPRQGPEMDPSKGIVVEPKE; encoded by the coding sequence ATGACCACTCTTGGCCGTCTGGCTCTTCTCTTCGTCGTCGTCCCCATCATCGAGTTGATGCTGCTCATCCAGCTCGGGCAGTTCATTGGGCTCATGCCGACCCTGGCGCTGGTCGTCGCGACCGGTATCGGTGGAGCCGCGATGGCGCGAGCCGAAGGTCTGCGTGTACTCTTTCAGTTCCAAGAGGAGTTGGCCCAGGGTCGGCTGCCGGGCCAAGCGATGCTCGACGGTGCGTCGGTCCTGGTCGGTGCCGCGTTTCTGCTCACGCCGGGGGTGCTTACGGACCTGCTCGGCTTTTCGCTACTCTTTCCTCTGAGCCGACGATGGATTCAAAGGCGGTTGAAGAAGCGGCTCGAGCAGCAGATCGCGGACGGCTCGATCAGGGTCGTGGCGATGGGGCCCGGCCTGGGGTTCGGTGGCGTGGATCCGCGACAGGGACCTGAGATGGATCCCTCGAAGGGCATCGTCGTCGAGCCGAAGGAGTAG
- a CDS encoding amidase, translating into MGRREFVKLGGLGAAAAATVGTAACAPDTAANTAAMRGADDAPWWTTETFELEEATFAGLLDDMASGRRSAVEITQLYLDRIAAVDREGPKLRAIIETNPDALDIARQLDEERAGGSLRGPLHGIPIVVKDNIDTADRMTTTAGSYALEGHVAAQDSHVAAQLREAGAIILAKANLSEWANFRSTESTSGWSGRGGQCGNAYAVDRNPCGSSAGSGAATSANLCAGSIGTETNGSIVCPSSLNGVVGLKPTVGLVGRSGIIPISHTQDTAGPMVRTVADAAAMLTALAGPDPRDPMSQASAPFAGTDYTSFLHSDALQGARIGVERSYFGQDRHRDDLMEQAILDMAAAGASIVDPATLDNRSQYNAPAYQLMLYEFKADLRAYFSTVSPELGMRTLEDLIAFNEANADREMPYFGQEILIAANEMGPLTDPEYLGFKETARRLSQEEGIDRLMEEHQLDAIVAATTRAAWKTDLINGGLSSLGSSSPAAISGYPSITVPMGSVRGLPIGMLFFGRAWSEGRLIQLAYSYEQATRHRRPARMLPTLDLRNA; encoded by the coding sequence TTGGGCCGCCGTGAGTTCGTGAAGCTCGGTGGACTGGGAGCCGCTGCCGCCGCCACGGTCGGGACCGCGGCCTGTGCTCCCGACACCGCGGCAAACACCGCGGCAATGCGTGGCGCCGACGACGCCCCGTGGTGGACCACTGAGACCTTCGAGTTGGAAGAAGCCACCTTCGCGGGCCTTCTGGACGACATGGCGTCGGGCCGCCGCTCTGCGGTCGAGATCACGCAGCTCTATCTGGACCGTATCGCCGCCGTGGACCGCGAGGGTCCGAAGCTTCGCGCGATCATCGAGACAAACCCTGACGCACTCGACATCGCCCGTCAGCTCGACGAGGAACGGGCGGGCGGGAGCCTCCGTGGCCCCCTGCATGGCATCCCGATCGTGGTGAAGGACAACATCGACACCGCGGACCGCATGACGACCACAGCCGGTTCGTACGCACTCGAGGGCCACGTCGCCGCTCAGGACAGCCACGTCGCCGCGCAGTTGCGGGAAGCGGGCGCCATCATTCTGGCCAAGGCGAACCTCTCCGAGTGGGCCAACTTCCGCTCCACTGAGTCGACGTCGGGCTGGAGTGGTCGCGGCGGTCAGTGCGGGAACGCGTACGCCGTCGACCGGAACCCGTGCGGCTCATCCGCGGGGTCGGGTGCCGCCACCTCGGCCAACCTGTGCGCCGGCTCGATCGGTACCGAGACCAACGGCTCGATCGTGTGCCCATCCTCCCTCAATGGCGTCGTCGGGCTGAAGCCCACAGTGGGCCTCGTCGGCCGCTCGGGTATCATCCCCATCTCCCACACGCAGGACACGGCGGGCCCGATGGTGCGCACGGTGGCGGACGCGGCAGCGATGTTGACCGCGCTGGCGGGGCCCGACCCACGTGATCCCATGAGCCAAGCATCCGCCCCATTCGCCGGCACGGACTACACGTCGTTCCTCCACTCAGACGCCCTGCAGGGGGCGCGCATCGGCGTCGAACGCAGCTACTTCGGGCAGGACCGGCACCGCGACGACCTCATGGAGCAGGCGATCCTCGACATGGCGGCCGCGGGCGCGAGCATCGTCGACCCCGCCACACTCGACAACCGCAGCCAGTACAATGCTCCCGCGTATCAGTTGATGCTCTATGAATTCAAGGCGGACTTGCGGGCGTACTTCTCAACTGTCTCGCCGGAGCTCGGCATGCGCACCCTCGAGGACCTGATCGCGTTCAACGAGGCGAATGCCGACCGGGAGATGCCATATTTCGGTCAGGAGATTCTCATCGCTGCCAACGAAATGGGACCGCTTACCGACCCGGAGTATCTGGGCTTCAAGGAAACCGCCCGGCGTCTATCGCAAGAAGAAGGCATCGACCGTCTCATGGAGGAGCACCAACTGGACGCGATCGTGGCGGCGACCACACGTGCCGCTTGGAAGACAGACCTGATCAACGGAGGTCTGTCGAGCCTGGGTTCCTCCAGCCCCGCGGCGATCTCGGGATATCCGAGCATCACGGTGCCGATGGGCTCGGTGCGCGGGCTGCCGATCGGGATGCTCTTCTTCGGCCGCGCCTGGAGCGAGGGCAGGCTGATCCAGCTCGCGTATTCCTACGAGCAAGCCACGCGGCACAGAAGGCCAGCGAGGATGCTGCCGACGCTAGACCTGCGGAACGCATAG
- a CDS encoding 4-hydroxy-3-methylbut-2-enyl diphosphate reductase — protein sequence MEQTYFRKGFGLRKELRPVIDAEFKSALVEQIRSNGNRGQFGDVSIRLANKFGFCYGVDRAVDYAYETVHNFPEKKIYLVGEIIHNPYVNQRMIDMGISFIYPDESGIFDFSRITPKDVAVMPAFGVTLHDFDELKNIGCILVDTTCGSVLHVWKRVESYAKDGFTAVIHGKDTHEESRATASQVHKFDGGRFIIIRDMDESKLICDYIADRPGKMSREEFMTHFEKKASDGFDPDVDLEFIGVANQTTMLANESLAIGWKIHETMVERFGDEHAATHFRSFGTICSATQERQDAVAEMMEDPPDVMLVIGGYNSSNTNHLAHLCEQHTRTFHVEDASCIDIEKGTIRHKVGLSPDAPQIVTADWLPEGPFVLGITAGASTPNNKIGEALLRILTSRGIEVDLRADTQTA from the coding sequence ATGGAGCAGACATACTTCCGCAAAGGCTTCGGGCTCAGGAAAGAGCTCAGGCCGGTCATCGACGCCGAATTCAAATCGGCGTTGGTCGAGCAGATCCGATCAAACGGGAACAGGGGCCAGTTTGGGGATGTCTCCATCAGGCTCGCGAACAAGTTCGGCTTCTGCTACGGCGTCGATCGGGCCGTCGACTACGCCTACGAAACTGTGCACAACTTCCCGGAGAAGAAGATCTATCTGGTCGGTGAGATCATCCACAATCCATATGTGAACCAGCGGATGATCGACATGGGGATCTCCTTCATTTACCCCGACGAGTCGGGCATTTTCGACTTCTCCCGAATCACGCCGAAAGACGTTGCCGTCATGCCGGCATTCGGAGTGACTCTTCACGACTTCGATGAGTTGAAGAACATCGGATGCATCCTGGTCGACACGACATGCGGCTCGGTGTTGCATGTCTGGAAGCGGGTGGAGAGCTATGCGAAGGACGGCTTCACCGCAGTCATCCACGGCAAGGACACGCACGAGGAGTCCCGCGCGACCGCCTCGCAGGTGCACAAATTCGACGGCGGCAGGTTCATCATCATCCGTGACATGGATGAATCGAAGCTCATTTGCGATTACATCGCCGACAGGCCCGGCAAGATGTCGCGCGAAGAGTTCATGACCCACTTCGAGAAGAAGGCGTCGGACGGTTTCGACCCTGACGTCGATCTCGAGTTCATCGGCGTGGCCAACCAGACCACGATGCTTGCCAACGAGTCGCTCGCGATCGGCTGGAAGATCCACGAAACGATGGTCGAGCGTTTCGGTGACGAGCACGCCGCAACACACTTCCGCTCGTTCGGAACGATTTGCTCGGCGACGCAGGAGCGTCAGGACGCGGTCGCCGAGATGATGGAGGACCCGCCCGACGTCATGCTGGTCATTGGCGGTTACAACTCCTCGAACACGAACCACCTCGCGCACCTCTGTGAACAACACACGCGGACGTTCCACGTCGAGGACGCCTCGTGCATCGACATCGAGAAGGGGACGATCCGGCACAAGGTTGGGCTGAGCCCCGACGCACCGCAGATCGTGACCGCGGACTGGCTCCCCGAGGGACCGTTCGTGCTCGGTATCACAGCAGGCGCATCGACGCCCAACAACAAGATCGGTGAGGCGCTCCTGCGAATCTTGACCAGTCGCGGCATCGAGGTCGATCTCCGCGCCGACACGCAAACCGCGTAG
- the lpdA gene encoding dihydrolipoyl dehydrogenase: protein MAGDNSGRFDLIVIGSGPGGYVAAIRAAQLGMNAACVEAEELGGVCLNVGCTPTKALLSSAFLVNEMKDAEKHGIIAKDVTFDLAPAQERSRRVAEQMAKGIVHLFKKNKVTHLPGHGRLKGAGKVEVEAHDGSKTVYEAANVIIATGSRPRDLPVLKIDEDRIWSSTGALMQKRAPESLFIVGAGAIGVEFADIYDSYGTKVTVVEALDRILPLEDAEISNFMERLYKKRGIDIYTGSFFQKAEIEADGVKVTFKDKKGEEQTLKVEYVLSAVGRVPNSEDVGLDAAGVKLDDGGFIVVDEQLMTTTPGVYALGDVAGRQLLAHKASHEGIVCVEHIAGQGHGTVDYGNVPNCTYCHPEVASVGLTEEQAKEQGYDVAVGKFPFVANGRAVAGGHAEGFVKVVRDKKYSEILGAHIVGPHATELIAEFVVGRHLESTVEELEKAMHPHPTLSEAVAEGALAALGRPIHI from the coding sequence GTGGCTGGCGACAACAGCGGACGCTTCGACCTAATCGTCATCGGGAGTGGCCCGGGCGGCTATGTAGCTGCGATTCGGGCCGCTCAACTCGGTATGAACGCGGCCTGCGTCGAGGCGGAGGAGTTAGGCGGCGTCTGCCTGAACGTCGGTTGTACTCCAACGAAGGCGTTGCTCTCGAGTGCATTCTTGGTCAATGAGATGAAGGACGCGGAGAAGCACGGCATCATAGCCAAGGATGTGACCTTCGATCTCGCTCCCGCGCAGGAGCGTAGCCGTCGCGTCGCGGAGCAGATGGCGAAGGGCATCGTCCATCTCTTCAAGAAGAACAAGGTCACGCATCTGCCCGGCCACGGCCGCCTGAAGGGCGCCGGAAAGGTCGAGGTCGAGGCGCATGACGGCTCCAAGACCGTCTACGAGGCCGCCAACGTGATCATCGCTACCGGTTCGCGCCCGCGGGACCTGCCTGTGCTCAAGATCGACGAGGACCGCATCTGGTCGTCGACCGGGGCGCTCATGCAGAAAAGGGCACCCGAGTCGCTGTTCATCGTAGGCGCTGGAGCGATCGGCGTGGAATTCGCCGACATCTACGATTCCTACGGCACCAAGGTCACCGTCGTCGAGGCGCTCGATCGGATTCTGCCGCTCGAAGACGCCGAGATCTCCAACTTCATGGAGCGTCTGTACAAGAAGCGCGGCATCGACATTTACACCGGCTCCTTTTTCCAGAAGGCCGAGATCGAGGCGGACGGTGTCAAGGTCACGTTCAAGGATAAGAAGGGTGAAGAGCAGACGCTCAAGGTTGAATACGTGCTTTCCGCGGTTGGGCGCGTGCCGAATTCAGAAGACGTCGGCCTCGACGCCGCCGGAGTCAAGCTCGACGATGGGGGCTTCATCGTGGTCGATGAGCAACTCATGACCACCACGCCGGGCGTCTACGCGCTCGGCGACGTGGCCGGGCGCCAGCTTCTCGCCCACAAGGCGAGCCACGAAGGCATCGTCTGCGTCGAGCACATCGCGGGACAGGGTCATGGCACCGTCGACTACGGCAACGTGCCGAACTGTACGTACTGCCATCCGGAGGTTGCTTCCGTGGGGCTGACGGAGGAGCAGGCCAAGGAACAGGGATACGATGTCGCGGTGGGAAAATTCCCATTTGTCGCCAACGGGCGCGCGGTAGCGGGGGGCCACGCCGAGGGTTTCGTGAAGGTCGTCCGCGACAAGAAGTACTCGGAGATTCTGGGGGCCCACATCGTGGGACCGCACGCCACAGAGCTCATCGCTGAGTTCGTCGTGGGCCGTCACCTGGAGTCGACAGTCGAGGAGCTCGAGAAGGCGATGCACCCGCACCCCACGTTGTCGGAAGCCGTAGCCGAAGGAGCACTCGCCGCACTCGGAAGGCCCATTCACATCTAA
- a CDS encoding GAF domain-containing protein codes for MALDSAEVVLALQEMREEGYLSDALLRKAVRSIDAADDRFNWVGVYLLNEAEQELWLHNYMGSGTDHAKIPVGTGVCGRAVAERTNLNIADVSAEENFLVCSPDTQSELVVLIRAGEVIFGQIDIDSDDKAAFTEEDEMALISIADKLAEQLAAERR; via the coding sequence ATGGCTTTGGATAGTGCAGAAGTGGTGCTGGCCCTACAAGAGATGCGGGAGGAGGGTTACCTCTCGGACGCGCTGCTCCGCAAAGCAGTGCGCTCGATCGACGCGGCCGATGACCGCTTCAACTGGGTCGGTGTGTATCTGCTCAACGAGGCCGAGCAGGAACTGTGGCTTCACAATTACATGGGTTCTGGCACGGACCACGCGAAGATCCCGGTGGGCACGGGTGTCTGCGGGCGCGCGGTCGCCGAGCGGACCAACCTCAATATCGCCGACGTGAGCGCCGAGGAGAATTTCCTCGTATGCTCGCCCGATACACAGTCGGAGCTAGTGGTTCTGATCCGCGCGGGTGAGGTCATCTTCGGGCAGATCGATATCGACTCGGACGATAAGGCCGCGTTCACCGAGGAAGACGAGATGGCGCTCATCAGCATTGCGGACAAACTCGCGGAGCAGCTCGCCGCGGAGCGTCGGTAG